The following are encoded together in the Parambassis ranga chromosome 20, fParRan2.1, whole genome shotgun sequence genome:
- the LOC114453131 gene encoding polypyrimidine tract-binding protein 2-like isoform X1 produces the protein MDGISDVAVGVKRGSDELSMYNSPNSGMSSISDGASNGSDSKKLRVEEAPPSRVIHIRKLPNEASETEVIALGLPFGKVTNILTLKGKNQAFLEMGTEEAAITMVNYYSTVSPHIRNVPVFIQYSNHKELKTDASNQRTQAVLQAVSAVQSPSSDIQEVLAAASSPVLRIIIDNMFYPVTLDVLQQIFSKFGTVMKIITFTKNNQFQALLQFSDPVNAQQAKLALDGQNIYNSCCTLRIDFSKLVNLNVKYNNDKSRDYTRPELPAGDGQPSLDPTVAAAFSKDSNSLLGKIPGALNPLSAAAAAAAAAGRVALAGQAGSSGVLLVSNLNEEMVTPQSLFTLFGVYGDVQRVKILYNKKDSALIQMSDSNQAQLAMSHLNGQKMYGKIIRVTLSKHQTVALPRDGLDDQGLTKDYANSPLHRFKKPGSKNFQNIFPPSATLHLSNIPQDVTEDNLRLLFSNTGGTVKAFKFFQDRKMALIQMSTVEEATQALIDLHNYNMGGSQHLRVSFSKSTI, from the exons ATGGACGG CATCAGTGATGTTGCAGTTGGAGTGAAG agagGATCAGATGAGCTGAGTATGTACAACAGTCCTAACTCTGGCATGAGCAGTATCAGTG ATGGGGCATCCAATGGCAGCGACAGTAAGAAGCTAAGGGTGGAGGAGGCCCCACCATCCCGTGTGATCCACATTAGGAAGTTACCCAACGAGGCCTCGGAGACCGAAGTCATTGCTCTGGGCCTTCCCTTTGGCAAAGTCACCAACATCCTGACACTGAAGGGAAAGAACCAG GCATTTTTGGAGATGGGGACAGAAGAGGCGGCCATCACTATGGTGAACTACTACTCCACAGTGTCTCCTCATATCCGCAACGTGCCTGTTTTTATCCAGTATTCCAATCACAAAGAACTCAAAACTGATGCCAGCAATCAG CGGACCCAGGCGGTGCTGCAGGCGGTGTCAGCAGTCCAGTCGCCTAGCTCGGATATACAGGAAGTTCTGGCCGCCGCATCCAGTCCCGTGCTGCGGATCATCATCGACAACATGTTCTACCCCGTGACGCTGGATGTACTGCAACAG atTTTCTCCAAGTTTGGCACAGTCATGAAGATAATCACTTTCACCAAGAACAATCAGTTCCAAGCCCTCCTGCAGTTCAGCGATCCTGTCAATGCACAGCAAGCCAAACTG GCGCTGGACGGCCAGAACATTTACAATTCCTGCTGCACGCTGCGGATCGACTTTTCCAAGCTGGTGAACCTAAATGTCAAGTACAACAATGATAAGAGTCGGGACTACACCCGACCGGAGCTGCCAGCTGGGGATGGCCAGCCCAGTCTGGACCCCACAGTGGCTGCAGCCTTCAGTAAAGACTCCAACTCCCTCCTCGGTAAGATCCCAG GAGCCCTGAACCCTCTGAGCGCGGCagcggcggctgctgctgctgcagggaggGTGGCCCTTGCTGGGCAGGCGGGATCCAGTGGGGTCCTTCTGGTCAGCAACCTGAACGAAGAG ATGGTTACGCCCCAAAGTCTGTTTACCCTCTTCG GAGTGTACGGTGATGTCCAGAGGGTGAAAATCCTTTACAATAAGAAGGACAGCGCTCTCATTCAGATGTCAGACTCCAACCAGGCACAGCTAG CGATGAGCCACCTGAACGGCCAAAAGATGTACGGGAAGATCATCCGGGTCACCCTGTCCAAGCACCAGACGGTGGCGCTGCCTCGCGATGGCTTGGACGACCAGGGGCTGACGAAGGACTACGCCAACTCGCCACTTCATCGCTTCAAGAAACCCGGTTCCAAGAATTTCCAGAACATCTTCCCGCCATCTGCCACTCTTCACCTCTCCAACATCCC ACAAGATGTGACAGAGGACAATCTGCGGCTGCTCTTCTCCAACACTGGAGGCACTGTGAAAGCTTTCAAATTTTTCCA GGATCGTAAAATGGCTTTGATCCAGATGTCCACGGTGGAGGAAGCCACCCAGGCCCTGATCGACCTCCACAACTACAACATGGGAGGCAGCCAGCACCTGAGAGTctccttctccaagtccaccaTTTAA
- the LOC114453131 gene encoding polypyrimidine tract-binding protein 2-like isoform X3 — protein sequence MDGISDVAVGVKRGSDELNGASNGSDSKKLRVEEAPPSRVIHIRKLPNEASETEVIALGLPFGKVTNILTLKGKNQAFLEMGTEEAAITMVNYYSTVSPHIRNVPVFIQYSNHKELKTDASNQRTQAVLQAVSAVQSPSSDIQEVLAAASSPVLRIIIDNMFYPVTLDVLQQIFSKFGTVMKIITFTKNNQFQALLQFSDPVNAQQAKLALDGQNIYNSCCTLRIDFSKLVNLNVKYNNDKSRDYTRPELPAGDGQPSLDPTVAAAFSKDSNSLLGKIPGALNPLSAAAAAAAAAGRVALAGQAGSSGVLLVSNLNEEMVTPQSLFTLFGVYGDVQRVKILYNKKDSALIQMSDSNQAQLAMSHLNGQKMYGKIIRVTLSKHQTVALPRDGLDDQGLTKDYANSPLHRFKKPGSKNFQNIFPPSATLHLSNIPQDVTEDNLRLLFSNTGGTVKAFKFFQDRKMALIQMSTVEEATQALIDLHNYNMGGSQHLRVSFSKSTI from the exons ATGGACGG CATCAGTGATGTTGCAGTTGGAGTGAAG agagGATCAGATGAGCTGA ATGGGGCATCCAATGGCAGCGACAGTAAGAAGCTAAGGGTGGAGGAGGCCCCACCATCCCGTGTGATCCACATTAGGAAGTTACCCAACGAGGCCTCGGAGACCGAAGTCATTGCTCTGGGCCTTCCCTTTGGCAAAGTCACCAACATCCTGACACTGAAGGGAAAGAACCAG GCATTTTTGGAGATGGGGACAGAAGAGGCGGCCATCACTATGGTGAACTACTACTCCACAGTGTCTCCTCATATCCGCAACGTGCCTGTTTTTATCCAGTATTCCAATCACAAAGAACTCAAAACTGATGCCAGCAATCAG CGGACCCAGGCGGTGCTGCAGGCGGTGTCAGCAGTCCAGTCGCCTAGCTCGGATATACAGGAAGTTCTGGCCGCCGCATCCAGTCCCGTGCTGCGGATCATCATCGACAACATGTTCTACCCCGTGACGCTGGATGTACTGCAACAG atTTTCTCCAAGTTTGGCACAGTCATGAAGATAATCACTTTCACCAAGAACAATCAGTTCCAAGCCCTCCTGCAGTTCAGCGATCCTGTCAATGCACAGCAAGCCAAACTG GCGCTGGACGGCCAGAACATTTACAATTCCTGCTGCACGCTGCGGATCGACTTTTCCAAGCTGGTGAACCTAAATGTCAAGTACAACAATGATAAGAGTCGGGACTACACCCGACCGGAGCTGCCAGCTGGGGATGGCCAGCCCAGTCTGGACCCCACAGTGGCTGCAGCCTTCAGTAAAGACTCCAACTCCCTCCTCGGTAAGATCCCAG GAGCCCTGAACCCTCTGAGCGCGGCagcggcggctgctgctgctgcagggaggGTGGCCCTTGCTGGGCAGGCGGGATCCAGTGGGGTCCTTCTGGTCAGCAACCTGAACGAAGAG ATGGTTACGCCCCAAAGTCTGTTTACCCTCTTCG GAGTGTACGGTGATGTCCAGAGGGTGAAAATCCTTTACAATAAGAAGGACAGCGCTCTCATTCAGATGTCAGACTCCAACCAGGCACAGCTAG CGATGAGCCACCTGAACGGCCAAAAGATGTACGGGAAGATCATCCGGGTCACCCTGTCCAAGCACCAGACGGTGGCGCTGCCTCGCGATGGCTTGGACGACCAGGGGCTGACGAAGGACTACGCCAACTCGCCACTTCATCGCTTCAAGAAACCCGGTTCCAAGAATTTCCAGAACATCTTCCCGCCATCTGCCACTCTTCACCTCTCCAACATCCC ACAAGATGTGACAGAGGACAATCTGCGGCTGCTCTTCTCCAACACTGGAGGCACTGTGAAAGCTTTCAAATTTTTCCA GGATCGTAAAATGGCTTTGATCCAGATGTCCACGGTGGAGGAAGCCACCCAGGCCCTGATCGACCTCCACAACTACAACATGGGAGGCAGCCAGCACCTGAGAGTctccttctccaagtccaccaTTTAA
- the LOC114453131 gene encoding polypyrimidine tract-binding protein 2-like isoform X2, with amino-acid sequence MDGISDVAVGVKRGSDELSMYNSPNSGMSSISDGASNGSDSKKLRVEEAPPSRVIHIRKLPNEASETEVIALGLPFGKVTNILTLKGKNQAFLEMGTEEAAITMVNYYSTVSPHIRNVPVFIQYSNHKELKTDASNQRTQAVLQAVSAVQSPSSDIQEVLAAASSPVLRIIIDNMFYPVTLDVLQQIFSKFGTVMKIITFTKNNQFQALLQFSDPVNAQQAKLALDGQNIYNSCCTLRIDFSKLVNLNVKYNNDKSRDYTRPELPAGDGQPSLDPTVAAAFSKDSNSLLGALNPLSAAAAAAAAAGRVALAGQAGSSGVLLVSNLNEEMVTPQSLFTLFGVYGDVQRVKILYNKKDSALIQMSDSNQAQLAMSHLNGQKMYGKIIRVTLSKHQTVALPRDGLDDQGLTKDYANSPLHRFKKPGSKNFQNIFPPSATLHLSNIPQDVTEDNLRLLFSNTGGTVKAFKFFQDRKMALIQMSTVEEATQALIDLHNYNMGGSQHLRVSFSKSTI; translated from the exons ATGGACGG CATCAGTGATGTTGCAGTTGGAGTGAAG agagGATCAGATGAGCTGAGTATGTACAACAGTCCTAACTCTGGCATGAGCAGTATCAGTG ATGGGGCATCCAATGGCAGCGACAGTAAGAAGCTAAGGGTGGAGGAGGCCCCACCATCCCGTGTGATCCACATTAGGAAGTTACCCAACGAGGCCTCGGAGACCGAAGTCATTGCTCTGGGCCTTCCCTTTGGCAAAGTCACCAACATCCTGACACTGAAGGGAAAGAACCAG GCATTTTTGGAGATGGGGACAGAAGAGGCGGCCATCACTATGGTGAACTACTACTCCACAGTGTCTCCTCATATCCGCAACGTGCCTGTTTTTATCCAGTATTCCAATCACAAAGAACTCAAAACTGATGCCAGCAATCAG CGGACCCAGGCGGTGCTGCAGGCGGTGTCAGCAGTCCAGTCGCCTAGCTCGGATATACAGGAAGTTCTGGCCGCCGCATCCAGTCCCGTGCTGCGGATCATCATCGACAACATGTTCTACCCCGTGACGCTGGATGTACTGCAACAG atTTTCTCCAAGTTTGGCACAGTCATGAAGATAATCACTTTCACCAAGAACAATCAGTTCCAAGCCCTCCTGCAGTTCAGCGATCCTGTCAATGCACAGCAAGCCAAACTG GCGCTGGACGGCCAGAACATTTACAATTCCTGCTGCACGCTGCGGATCGACTTTTCCAAGCTGGTGAACCTAAATGTCAAGTACAACAATGATAAGAGTCGGGACTACACCCGACCGGAGCTGCCAGCTGGGGATGGCCAGCCCAGTCTGGACCCCACAGTGGCTGCAGCCTTCAGTAAAGACTCCAACTCCCTCCTCG GAGCCCTGAACCCTCTGAGCGCGGCagcggcggctgctgctgctgcagggaggGTGGCCCTTGCTGGGCAGGCGGGATCCAGTGGGGTCCTTCTGGTCAGCAACCTGAACGAAGAG ATGGTTACGCCCCAAAGTCTGTTTACCCTCTTCG GAGTGTACGGTGATGTCCAGAGGGTGAAAATCCTTTACAATAAGAAGGACAGCGCTCTCATTCAGATGTCAGACTCCAACCAGGCACAGCTAG CGATGAGCCACCTGAACGGCCAAAAGATGTACGGGAAGATCATCCGGGTCACCCTGTCCAAGCACCAGACGGTGGCGCTGCCTCGCGATGGCTTGGACGACCAGGGGCTGACGAAGGACTACGCCAACTCGCCACTTCATCGCTTCAAGAAACCCGGTTCCAAGAATTTCCAGAACATCTTCCCGCCATCTGCCACTCTTCACCTCTCCAACATCCC ACAAGATGTGACAGAGGACAATCTGCGGCTGCTCTTCTCCAACACTGGAGGCACTGTGAAAGCTTTCAAATTTTTCCA GGATCGTAAAATGGCTTTGATCCAGATGTCCACGGTGGAGGAAGCCACCCAGGCCCTGATCGACCTCCACAACTACAACATGGGAGGCAGCCAGCACCTGAGAGTctccttctccaagtccaccaTTTAA